A single region of the Brassica rapa cultivar Chiifu-401-42 chromosome A03, CAAS_Brap_v3.01, whole genome shotgun sequence genome encodes:
- the LOC103855958 gene encoding LOW QUALITY PROTEIN: probable disease resistance protein RPP1 (The sequence of the model RefSeq protein was modified relative to this genomic sequence to represent the inferred CDS: substituted 1 base at 1 genomic stop codon): protein MTKRKFHEVDNGENNYFSSCSPSSSLSPSIVPPPSTRIWTHHVFPSFRGEDVRRKFFSHIQMELERKGITPFIDNEIRRGESIGPELIRAIRGSKIAIILISRNYASSKWCLDELVEIMKCREELGQTVMPVFYEVDPSNVKKLTGDFGKVFRKTCAGKTKECIKRWRQAFAKVATIAGYHSSNWDNEADMIKKITTDISNMLNNFTPSNDLDELIGMEAQLEKMKPLLCLGSDEVRMIGIWGPPGIGKTTIARFAFNQLSNRFQLSVFMDDLKPNPTRLCSDDYSLKLQLHQRFMSQITNHKDMVVSHLGVASNRLKDKKVLVVLDGVDRSVQLDAVAKEAWWFGPGSRIIITTQDRRIFRAHGVNHIYKVDFPTSDAALQIFCTYSFGQKSPKDGFEELAREVTQLSGELPLGLRVMGSYFKGMSKQEWINAIPRLRTSLDSDIGSILKFSYDALDDEDKYLFLYIACCYKSEWINEVEEYLAKKFVEVRQRLNVLVDKSLISISLLGVIEMHSLLKKLGREIVCKQSQEPGQRQFLYDEREVCEVLTGDATGSKSVIGINLDYSREGKEIDISEKAFEGMSNLQFLKVSCSHFTMKSTRGLSYLPHKLRLLKWSHCPMTCFPCNVNFEFLVELSMSNSKLEKLWEVTKPLRSLKRMDMRNSVNLKEQXKKELPDLSTATNLKRLNLSNCSSLIKLPSLPGNSMKELYIKGCSSLVEFPSFIGNAVNLETLDLSSLPNLLELPSFVENATNLKKLDLRFCSNLVELPFSIGNLQKLWWLELQGCSKLEVLPTNINLKSLYFLNLSDCSMLKSFPQISTNLEKLDLRGTAIEQVPPSIRSRPCSDILKMSYFENLKESPHALERITELWLTDTEIQELPPWVKKISRLSQLVVKGCRKLVSVPPLSDSIRYIDASDCESLEMIECSFPNQFVWLKFANCFKLNQEARNLIIQKSEFAVLPGGQVPAYFTHRAIGGGPLTIKLNDNPLPKSMRFKACILLLNKGDHDTCYNEELTQVEVKFKYGSKTLYLPLAGHLYTFRFGANVSSNELLFEFKLKNDDVWKIGECGLVQDLEVPFMLMNTMRA from the exons ATGACAAAACGTAAATTCCATGAAGTGGATAACggagaaaataattatttttcttcttgttcaCCTTCGTCTTCTTTGTCTCCTTCAATAGTTCCTCCACCTTCTACTCGCATCTGGACGCATCATGTCTTTCCTAGCTTCCGCGGGGAAGATGTACGCAGAAAATTTTTCAGTCACATTCAGATGGAGTTGGAAAGAAAAGGAATCACTCCGTTCATTGATAATGAAATCAGAAGAGGAGAATCCATCGGTCCCGAACTCATTAGGGCCATCAGAGGATCTAAGATAGCAATTATCTTGATCTCTAGGAACTATGCCTCCTCAAAATGGTGTCTTGATGAACTGGTGGAGATTATGAAATGCAGAGAAGAGTTGGGTCAAACTGTAATGCCTGTTTTCTACGAAGTGGATCCTTCTAATGTGAAAAAGCTAACCGGAGATTTTGGGAAAGTCTTTAGAAAAACTTGTGCTGGTAAAACAAAGGAATGCATTAAGAGATGGAGACAAGCTTTTGCAAAAGTTGCTACAATCGCTGGCTATCATTCAAGCAACTG GGATAATGAAGCGGACATGATTAAGAAAATCACCACTGATATTTCGAACATGCTGAATAATTTCACACCATCAAATGATTTGGACGAGTTAATTGGGATGGAAGCTCAATTAGAAAAGATGAAACCATTATTGTGCCTAGGCTCAGATGAGGTGAGGATGATCGGGATTTGGGGTCCTCCTGGGATTGGGAAGACCACAATCGCTAGATTCGCATTCAACCAACTCTCCAACCGTTTTCAACTTAGTGTCTTTATGGATGATCTCAAACCAAACCCTACAAGACTGTGTTCCGATGACTACAGCTTAAAGTTGCAACTACATCAACGGTTTATGTCTCAAATAACAAACCATAAGGATATGGTGGTTTCGCATTTGGGAGTTGCCTCAAATAGGTTGAAGGACAAGAAAGTTCTTGTTGTTCTTGATGGCGTGGACCGGTCAGTACAACTAGATGCTGTAGCGAAAGAGGCTTGGTGGTTTGGTCCCGGGAGTCGGATTATAATCACAACACAAGACCGGAGAATTTTTAGAGCACATGGTGTTAACCACATTTACAAGGTGGATTTTCCAACAAGTGATGCGGCTCTCCAAATCTTTTGTACGTATTCTTTTGGTCAAAAGTCCCCTAAAGATGGTTTTGAGGAGCTTGCTCGGGAAGTTACACAACTTTCTGGTGAACTCCCTTTGGGGCTAAGGGTTATGGGTTCCTACTTTAAGGGAATGTCCAAGCAAGAGTGGATAAATGCGATACCAAGATTAAGGACTAGCCTTGATTCTGATATAGGAAGCATTTTGAAGTTCAGCTATGATGCTTTAGATGATgaagataaatatttgtttctttatatAGCCTGCTGCTACAAATCTGAATGGATTAACGAAGTGGAAGAGTATCTTGCAAAGAAGTTCGTGGAAGTGAGGCAAAGACTTAACGTCTTAGTTGACAAATCTCTCATATCTATCAGCCTCCTTGGAGTTATAGAGATGCATAGTTTGCTAAAAAAACTAGGTAGAGAAATTGTTTGTAAACAATCTCAGGAGCCTGGACAGCGCCAGTTTCTCTATGACGAAAGAGAGGTTTGTGAAGTACTGACTGGTGATGCAACA GGTAGTAAAAGTGTCATAGGCATAAATTTAGACTACAGCAGAGAGGGTAAAGAAATAGATATAAGTGAGAAAGCCTTTGAAGGAATGTCAAATCTccaatttttaaaagtttcttGTTCTCACTTTACCATGAAATCAACTCGAGGTCTGAGCTATCTACCTCATAAACTTCGATTACTAAAGTGGAGTCATTGTCCAATGACATGTTTTCCTTGCAATGTAAACTTTGAGTTCCTTGTTGAACTAAGCATGTCTAACAGCAAGCTTGAGAAGTTGTGGGAAGTAACTAAA CCGCTACGGAGTCTCAAGAGGATGGATATGAGGAATTCTGTAAACTTGAAGGAgcagt aaaagaaggagCTCCCTGATCTCTCAACTGCCACTAACCTTAAGAGATTGAATCTAAGTAATTGCTCGAGTCTAATCAAACTCCCTTCCTTGCCTGGAAATAGCATGAAGGAATTATATATCAAGGGATGCTCAAGTCTTGTGGAGTTTCCCTCCTTTATTGGGAATGCCGTTAATCTCGAAACATTGGATCTTAGTAGTTTGCCAAATCTGTTGGAGCTCCCTTCCTTTGTTGAGAATGCCACCAACTTAAAGAAGTTGGACCTTAGATTTTGTTCAAACCTGGTGGAACTTCCTTTTTCCATTGGGAACCTTCAGAAGCTGTGGTGGCTGGAATTACAAGGGTGCAGTAAGCTAGAGGTGCTTCCCACCAACATCAACTTGAAATCTTTGTATTTCCTTAATCTCAGTGATTGCTCCATGTTGAAAAGTTTTCCCCAGATCTCCACAAACCTTGAAAAGCTCGACCTCAGAGGAACTGCAATAGAACAAGTGCCTCCTTCGATCAGGTCAAGGCCTTGTTCTGATATATTGAAGATGTCATACTTCGAAAACCTCAAGGAATCCCCTCATGCTCTTGAAAGAATCACAGAACTGTGGTTGACCGACACAGAGATACAAGAGCTTCCTCCGTGGGTCAAGAAAATCTCTCGTCTGAGTCAACTCGTGGTCAAGGGATGCCGAAAGCTGGTATCCGTCCCACCGCTTTCAGATTCCATCCGTTACATTGATGCAAGTGACTGCGAGTCCCTGGAGATGATAGAGTGctcctttcccaatcaattCGTTTGGCTCAAATTTGCCAACTGCTTCAAACTGAATCAAGAGGCGAGAAACCTCATCATCCAGAAAAGTGAATTTGCAGTCTTGCCAGGTGGACAAGTGCCTGCATATTTCACTCACCGAGCTATTGGCGGAGGTCCATTGACAATCAAGTTGAATGATAACCCTCTTCCCAAATCCATGAGATTTAAAGCTTGCATCTTGCTGCTTAATAAAGGTGACCATGACACTTGTTATAATGAGGAATTGACGCAAGTGGAAGTTAAGTTTAAATATGGCAGTAAAACTCTGTATCTGCCTTTAGCAGGGCATCTGTACACATTCCGATTCGGAGCAAATGTTAGTTCCAACGAGCTTCTCTTTGAGTTCAAGCTGAAAAACGATGACGTTTGGAAGATTGGAGAATGCGGGTTAGTCCAAGACTTGGAGGTCCCTTTCATGTTGATGAACACGATGAGAGCTTGA
- the LOC103855960 gene encoding uncharacterized protein LOC103855960, giving the protein MESLEGIEADFESYLNNEHDQERPSSDGCKQVPWLNWEEWDSVRESLFSSSPDRFAFALQRVRTWRSRGCIPGPVDVTCTLLEIQLKDGFIEREEQPADALYSEHLLQMLYTMGILRLVNCLIEKTRKRDEVSIAVAARAMGIPRKLIDLRHEGSHRELPSLLVLRDASYEALEWLKSFYWVPQKAQIRLKRDGTASIRREVKSKLRKLSFCFQLKQNPQYDSPLVKEKCSNKRTRKIVSSLVELYPSFSAEISSVLLEFLLKALDSSKSAELENQSGQDIRVFLDVWKPVIMVLSNREPELLLTLLKSVLDMIQNNEQRRYETDVNLTDKSAEEVSQAEQLPCLFAWLVGLLTVSKHFQRNSSLEATPPSAFLMELIRKCLLLGALGHELVLKSGCVLGDIVGGRVLKEKLKSLPLVDKSSTSVPSKPSSPTTLLEQQEKNLRSAGKRLESVKLQLSKKKGNETEKANKRWRKARTWSTCPIGMLPRIIGSSGRLPLLDNLDAHMISKQAQGNNNVKRVAECSTQQLENSAFKRARKSTEDLSSNEATLEAHEEEAEMDKEQSDEETESESEGNLMLEDVEEGIGYLRIGDVWKRVKDGEQLVMASQVKMCV; this is encoded by the exons ATGGAGTCTCTAGAGGGTATTGAAGCAGACTTCGAATCGTATCTCAACAACGAACATGATCAAGAGAGACCATCATCGGACGGCTGCAAACAAGTCCCGTGGCTGAACTGGGAAGAGTGGGACTCCGTCAGAgagtctctcttctcttcttctcctgATAGATTCGCTTTCGCCTTGCAAAGG GTTAGGACATGGAGAAGCAGAGGGTGTATTCCAGGGCCTGTTGATGTCACTTGCACCCTTCTTGAAATCCAGCTCAAAGATGGCTTTATTGA GCGAGAGGAACAACCAGCAGATGCATTGTATTCAGAGCATTTACTGCAGATGCTTTACACAATGGGAATACTCAG GCTTGTGAACTGTCTAATAGAGAAGACAAGGAAGAGAGACGAAGTTTCAATTGCGGTTGCTGCTAGAGCAATGGGTATCCCTCGTAAATTgatcgatcttcgtcatg AGGGTTCTCACCGTGAGCTCCCTTCTCTCCTTGTGCTTCGAGATGCTTCATATGAG GCACTTGAATGGTTGAAATCTTTTTATTGGGTTCCTCAAAAGGCACAAATTCGATTGAAGAGAGATGGAACTGCTAGCATCAGAAGAGAAGTCAAATCCAAACTCAGGAAACTCTCTTTCTGCTTCCAGCTTAAGCAGAATCCTCAGTATGATTCCCCTTTGGTCAAAGAAAAAT GTTCTAATAAAAGGACAAGGAAGATTGTGAGCAGCCTTGTTGAGCTATACCCTTCCTTCTCAGCAGAGATCTCATCTGTGCTGCTTGAGTTCTTACTCAAGGCCTTGGATTCTTCAAAGTCGGCAGAACTTGAGAATCAGTCTGGCCAAGATATCAGGGTCTTTCTAGATGTGTGGAAGCCTGTAATCATGGTGTTATCCAACAGAGAACCCGAGTTGCTTTTGACTCTACTCAAGTCAGTTCTTGATATGATCCAGAATAATGAACAGAGAAGATATGAAACAG ATGTGAATCTTACAGATAAGTCAGCAGAAGAAGTTTCTCAAGCTGAGCAGCTCCCTTGCTTGTTTGCATGGCTTGTGGGTCTTCTCACTGTGTCAAAGCACTTTCAGAGGAACAGTTCTCTAGAAGCGACACCACCAAGCGCTTTCCTTATGGAACTTATACGCAAATGTCTGCTGCTAGGAGCCTTGGGACATGAGCTGGTTTTGAAATCAGGTTGTGTGCTTGGGGATATTGTGGGAGGGCGTGTCTTGAAGGAGAAGCTGAAAAGCCTCCCTCTCGTTGATAAAAGCTCCACAAGTGTTCCATCAAAGCCGAGTTCTCCTACGACGCTCCTTGAGCAACAAGAGAAGAATCTAAGAAGTGCAGGCAAGAGACTTGAGTCTGTCAAACTTCAGCTCTCAAAGAAGAAAGGAAATGAGACGGAGAAAGCTAATAAGAGATGGAGAAAGGCGAGAACATGGAGCACTTGTCCAATTGGTATGTTGCCTCGGATCATTGGATCTTCCGGACGTTTACCTCTTCTGGACAACCTGGATGCTCATATGATCTCAAAACAAGCACAAGGGAACAACAATGTGAAAAGAGTAGCAGAGTGCAGTACTCAGCAGTTGGAGAACTCAGCATTCAAGAGAGCAAGGAAGAGTACAGAGGATCTCAGCTCAAATGAAGCGACATTGGAAGCACATGAGGAAGAAGCTGAGATGGATAAAGAACAGTCAGATGAGGAAACTGAAAGTGAATCAGAAGGGAATCTGATGTTGGAGGATGTAGAGGAGGGTATAGGCTACCTTAGGATAGGTGATGTGTGGAAAAGAGTAAAAGATGGAGAGCAATTGGTAATGGCTTCTCAAGTTAAAATGTGTGTTTGA
- the LOC103855961 gene encoding mediator of RNA polymerase II transcription subunit 19a produces the protein MEPERTNFGGPRELCGAVDLISQYKLLQHHEFFCKRSLSASLSDSHYLHDVVGDTEIRKGDGMQLDQLTQSNTLQSRESNNTRIQPFDMDKLKEAFQLNDVTPVELPLAEKGAPTIPPKSKRESKDKDRKHKKHKDRDKDKDREHKKHKHRHKDRSKDKDKDRDRKKEKNGHHDSGDHSKKHHDKKRKHDGDEDLNDVHRHKKNKHRSSKLDELGAIRVAG, from the exons ATGGAGCCTGAACGTACCAATTTTGGAG GTCCGAGAGAGTTGTGTGGTGCGGTGGATCTTATATCTCAGTACAAACTACTGCAACACCATGAGTTCTTTTGCAAAAGATCGCTTTCTGCGTCTCTTTCAGATTCTCATTATCTTCATGATGTGGTTGGGGACACTGAGATTAGAAAAGGAGATGGAATGCAGTTAGACCAGCTTACTCAGAGTAATACGTTACAGAGCCGGGAGAGTAATAATACCCGCATCCAACCTTTTGATATGGATAAGCTTAAGGAGGCTTTCCAGCTTAATGATGTGACTCCTGTCGAATTGCCTCTA gcAGAGAAGGGGGCTCCAACAATTCCACCAAAGTCAAAACGTGAGTCCAAAGATAAGGACAGGAAACATAAAAAACACAAGGACAGGGATAAGGACAAAGATAGAGAGCATAAGAAGCACAAGCACAGGCATAAAGACAGAAGCAAAGATAAAGACAAGGACCGAGAcagaaaaaaggagaaaaatggCCACCACGATTCGGGTGATCACTCTAAGAAACATCATGATAAG AAAAGGAAACATGATGGGGATGAAGATCTAAATGACGttcataggcacaagaaaaacaAG CATAGGAGCTCAAAGCTTGATGAGTTGGGTGCTATAAGGGTTGCTGGCTAA
- the LOC103855963 gene encoding CLAVATA3/ESR (CLE)-related protein 22, producing the protein MRNNYSRRKPREHITTVAFIILLFLFLFLYAKASSSSSPAGIHYHSTHGSLKKPRVLDPKPDDLNDNAALRGSRIYTYEGGENVFEDGKRRVFTGPNPLHN; encoded by the coding sequence ATGAGAAATAACTACTCCAGAAGAAAACCTAGGGAACACATCACTACTGTTGCCTTTATCatccttctttttttgtttctgtttctttACGCTAAAGCTTCATCGTCCTCCTCTCCTGCTGGTATTCATTATCACTCAACTCATGGAAGCTTAAAGAAACCTAGAGTTTTGGATCCAAAGCCTGATGATCTTAATGACAATGCTGCGTTAAGAGGATCAAGAATATATACATATGAAGGTGGTGAGAATGTTTTTGAAGATGGAAAGAGAAGGGTCTTCACAGGTCCTAATCCTTTGCacaattga
- the LOC103855964 gene encoding uncharacterized protein LOC103855964, whose amino-acid sequence MDEQEFRSRLQLFPVVRSRDYRAGLDSSSSKQSTTHSVVEREEVSEWHDAPSVVEPEDLKDQATFWDKLKAAAEKKVGEVEAERFCKAFEKLHKKLVYEELDPEAAKRYLLNS is encoded by the exons ATGGATGAGCAAGAGTTTCGCAGCCGTCTCCAACTCTTCCCCGTCGTGCGCTCTCGCGACTACCGT GCTGGTTTAGATTCATCAAGTTCAAAGCAATCAACTACACACTCAGTTGTTGAGCGAGAG GAGGTAAGTGAGTGGCACGACGCACCCAGTGTTGTTGAGCCAGAAGACTTGAAAGATCAAG CAACATTCTGGGATAAGCTGAAAGCGGCTGCTGAGAAGAAG GTTGGTGAGGTTGAAGCAGAGAGGTTTTGCAAGGCTTTCGAGAAACTTCACAAGAAACTT GTGTATGAAGAGCTGGATCCAGAAGCTGCAAAGCGATACTTATTAAACTCTTAA
- the LOC103855966 gene encoding uncharacterized protein LOC103855966, translated as MAMMGLAQHKKNVLHILLLLFCMSIIILLLLVPETKHSLTTFRQNNKNNNYVPPFTFLIKVLTFNRLHSLSRCLRSLSSAEYGVSGDRGRVHLHVYIDHFSLDQNDTTVEDSLRSTKEILDFVDKFEWRFGEKLVHYRTGNAGLQGQWLEAWWPSSDHEFAFVVEDDLEVSPLYFGFLERVIRDYYYDASSFNPSIYGASLQRPWLVPGENGNKLQVDPKTNIFLYQLVGTWGQLLFPKPWKEFRLWYDEHKSKDKKPYLSGMVTDEWYRALEERIWTPWFIKFVHSRGYFNIYTNFPNESALSVSHRDAGVNYRETVGPDSQLLNQSFTGSDFLKLQPLTNLKWYDYCFGEVVTGRVVRSLNELGTILPSVQRDKTIVLVSLFDADEMFIRNLLCHFESINTRNHIFIGPRSELLYDLSRRGHPVIDADMFIKSDSVKEALSSAYVVMKCLELGYSIWVFSSNALLVDEDLILLDSIRSGYDFYIGESSGVLIVLSSPVSRKLWRNELMPSIVSSATKNPSPEHGLDFIQLVKELLEQKGKKVKTVETMSIAENTNAESVNQWLEDDKPVVYWSPEVGSNIIQTKLAELNLWLIDDDLSCKAVICHSL; from the exons ATGGCAATGATGGGACTTGCCCAACACAAGAAGAACGTACTTCATatccttcttctcctcttctgcATGTCCATCATCattctcctcctcctcgtccCCGAGACCAAACACTCTCTCACTACTTTCCGACAgaacaacaagaacaacaatTATGTCCCGCCTTTCACTTTCCTCATCAAAGTCCTCACGTTTAACCGCCTCCACTCCCTCTCCCGCTGTCTCCGATCTCTCTCCTCCGCGGAGTACGGCGTCTCAGGCGACAGAGGACGCGTTCACCTCCACGTCTATATAGATCATTTCTCACTCGACCAAAATGATACAACCGTGGAAGATAGCTTGAGGAGCACGAAAGAGATCCTGGATTTTGTGGACAAGTTCGAGTGGAGATTTGGGGAGAAACTGGTTCATTACCGGACCGGTAACGCTGGCTTGCAGGGACAGTGGCTGGAGGCTTGGTGGCCGAGCTCAGATCATGAGTTTGCGTTCGTCGTTGAAGATGATCTTGAGGTTTCTCCGCTTTACTTCGGGTTTCTTGAGCGCGTGATTCGTGACTACTACTATGATGCTTCTAGTTTCAACCCTTCTATATATGGAGCTTCGCTTCAGAGACCATGGCTCGTTCCAG GTGAAAATGGAAATAAACTACAAGTAGATCCcaaaactaatattttcttatacCAGTTAGTGGGAACTTGGGGACAGCTTCTCTTCCCTAAGCCATGGAAAGAGTTCAGACTATGGTACGACGAGCACAAATCAAAGGACAAGAAGCCTTACCTTAGTGGcatg GTGACAGATGAATGGTACAGGGCGTTAGAAGAACGAATATGGACACCATGGTTCATAAAGTTTGTCCACTCACGTGGCTACTTCAACATCTACACCAACTTCCCTAACGAGAGTGCTCTAAGCGTCTCTCACAGGGATGCTGGTGTTAACTATAGAGAAACCGTTGGACCAGACTCTCAGTTACTGAACCAAAGCTTCACCGGTTCTGATTTTCTGAAACTCCAACCTTTGACCAACCTTAAGTGGTACGATTACTGTTTCGGTGAAGTTGTTACTGGTAGAGTTGTGAGGAGCTTGAATGAACTTGGCACCATTCTTCCGTCAGTGCAGAGAGATAAAACCATAGTTCTGGTCAGTCTATTTGATGCAGACGAGATGTTTATCAGGAACTTACTCTGCCATTTCGAGAGTATTAATACTCGGAACCATATATTTATAGGTCCTAGATCAGAGCTTCTCTATGATCTTTCAAGAAGGGGACATCCTGTGATTGATGCGGATATGTTTATCAAAAGCGACTCAGTCAAGGAGGCTCTGAGCAGTGCTTATGTTGTTATGAAATGCTTGGAGCTAGGATACAGCATATGGGTGTTTTCGAGTAATGCGCTTTTGGTGGATGAAGATCTAATACTCCTTGACAGCATCAGATCAGGATACGACTTCTATATAGGAGAAAGCTCTGGAGTATTGATTGTTCTATCTTCACCGGTCAGTCGAAAGCTGTGGAGGAATGAGCTTATGCCTAGCATTGTATCCTCAGCAACGAAGAATCCATCCCCAGAACATGGTCTAGATTTTATTCAGCTAGTGAAAGAGCTACTGGAGCAAAAGGGGAAAAAGGTAAAGACTGTAGAGACGATGAGTATTGCAGAGAATACTAATGCCGAGAGCGTAAACCAGTGGTTGGAAGATGACAAACCGGTGGTGTATTGGTCACCTGAGGTTGGTTCCAATATCATTCAGACAAAGCTTGCGGAACTGAACTTGTGGCTCATTGATGATGATCTCTCATGCAAGGCTGTGATCTGTCATAGCTTATAA